The window atatttaatttattgttttcacaATAGaagtaaaattgtttttattaactaataattcaaatatttcttttatagtttaattgttttctaataacttcttttttttttaatatccaaactccacattttaaaaaaacaacaaaaggaaaaagagattaaaaacaaaaaacaaaaataatatatatatatatatatatatgtttatacaATTCGTACATTGTACAGAGAGCAAAGCGTTGAGATAATCGTACTCTGtttcaccatttttctttacaaacccaattcaaattttgttccTCTCTCTTAAACTCGAAATCTTCGAGCATtacaacacaaacaaaaaacaagaaaagatcATAAACCGaattccactaacaattaaaaattgaaattgaaattaggGCCAAATCAAATCAACACAAACCCTAGATTCCTTGAGAAACTCATCCATTACATTCTCATCGGCACAGATCCGGGTCTTGTAATTATTGGCGTAACAGCAGTCGGATCTGGGCAACACCGAGTTCCCATgggcagaagaagaagaagaagaagagggcatGGTCGTTGGTGGAGAAGGGAGAGTGAGGGAGTAGTCGGGATTGGTGTCGTGGTGACGGAGGAGTTgggagaggaggaggagaagagaAGCCATGGATGATGATGGGAGGGAAGTGAAGGAAATTAGTTGGGAGGGGGATTGAATGAATTGAAAAGAGTAGGGagatttgttattaataatgAAGGGAATTGAATGAATGGCATTTATGGGCTCTCTTCCCACCGTTTGTAAGATTTTCCAATGGGTAATTTAATTACAATGAGTCCGTCTTTCCACTGTTTAATGTTTAGTGTTCTTAGTTTTCTCCGCCGgtattctttgttttctttcacaACAAATGAATCCAACGCTTAACAAAACCAACGCCAAAAATCAGTGGGTCTCCCTCTCTATGTGTAAGATTTGAAgtataagaaagaagaagatgccTAAACTGCTCTCAAACATCACTAATAACGCATCACACTTCACACTTTCACTTGTgctgtttttctttctttttatgctCTTCTTAATACtaactttatttattgtttctcacttaaagtcattttctttcactcatatattttaacttgcatttgggtcatttttttattttcttcaatcctagtttttctctctcttttttatggAGAGTGGTGAATGCATATGAAAAAAAGACAaggttcaaatttaaattgaaactttagtctttatagttttataaattataatttaattagtgcgattatatatgaaattttgtaaacaaaTCTTAAAACCCTCCTATCCACTATTTAAATTGAAGTTTAGcctttatagttttataaattttgtaaacaaGGTTACACTTATGATGTGTATACAATCTTTGTACACAATTATGTACAAAGtataaaagatcttggtaTACAATTGTGAACCAAGATTGTTAATAGATTGTATACTTGATCGCTTTGCTATTAGTATGTGATCGTGTACCGATTCAAGATCTTGTACCAAACCTAAAAAATCTTGGTACACAATCGTGAACCAAGATCATTTAGGTTTtaaacacgatcgtttagttCGTACTACGCGATCATATACCAATATGTGATACACACATGTATGATCGGTGTTGATACTACctacacgattgtgtatcaTTGCCTATACGGTCATGTGTCATTTCTTAAATGATTACAtatcatgatcatttagaagaagaattacgTGTGCGTGTGTGACTGATTAATCGCGTGTTGACTAGagcatttttggtatttcgCATCATGAGCTTGTGGACTTTTTCCGATTTTGAAATTGCCACTTTGTTATACTTTTTTGAAGagttcttttatttattcatttgtttgttttgatttgttCATCTAATTGATTTGGTAAGActtgtgtaatttttttaagaattgatTTGGTAAGagtaatatgatttttttactctccttctctttgtttctttcttcatgttcttatttatcttattttctctaatactattaatatttaattcttcttaTTAATTTGACATTTGTAAGTTTTAAGTGACAAATTTAAGTTAAGTCTTTTCTTAACCTTTCTAATTGTATACATTTCACCCTATACCAAATTTggttccttttttgtttttatatttcgATTACTTTACATATCaactttttacattttttttaagtgaaaGGATtgccaaattaaaaaaagaataaaaaaataaaagaattcaaatttcaaatgtacaaaatatatgagaatttaatatataagaaaGTTATACAACAACAATTTAATATCTCAAATTCCAAATTAGAGTTTGGTTTATTTGAATGCCAAGTTTTCCCACCTActctttcttaaattataagaaagaaaaaaaggattaaAGTTATAGAAAGATGAActtgaataaatatttgtaataatatgTGACGTTGGGTATTGAGGATTAAAAATTGGTGAAGAACCAACTCCAAACCTCTTTAAATTTCTAACACAAAAATCCCAATCTTGACTTTGTAATACCATCCTTCtcatatcaaataataataacaataaattattggtTTTTCCAAACAAGACAAACACAAATGGATtacttacaaatatattttcaaatatagcaaataaaccaaaataataatctatttaaaaaatataacaaaatttcatattctagttttaatctatttgttgttattcaaaatattttttcataataataatacataaataaatattaggaacagagagagagagaggaataTAGTATCTAGAAAAGTTTAATTCCACAGCATAGTATAAAATACAAATCCAAGGAAAAAGGAGAATTTGTGTTTGCACAatgttttctatattttaagttGTACCATCTCTTTTTACATTCATCTCAACCAcacaatacaataataaaagaagtttacaatatttgaaaaaaaaaaaacaagaatttgtCACATCACAAGTGATAGGATGATTACTTAGCAAAATAGGATGCATAACAATGTCTCTCTTTATCTGTCACTAAAAATCCTCCATTTCTAGCAAACATTTGGTAATGTTTGTATGAGTTGAATTATTGGgttgtgtaaaaaaaaaaaaagaaacctaaaTTCTCAAATCATCActatcaataaaaacaaaaaaggattaaattaaaaaagaaaatcccaCAAAGCTTCATCCTTGTTTGTAATGTGTAtcttattaaactaaaaaaacaaggaAAGAGAGGGGTAATAGAACAAGTCTCCCATTGTTTTTCACATCCCCACTTGTCGATCCCTTACTCCTCTCTCGCCGGCCTTTCTCTGCTTTTAAACACTCTCTTTCTCAAACCCCCTGTTTCTCCCCCCAAAAATAATGGATCGTCTCATCACCCTCGAACCCTCCAACCTCATTCCCATCCGAATCGACCCCCCCCACAAATGCTCCGGCGACCTCACCCTCCGGAACGTCATGTACACCATGCCTGTCGCCTTCCGACTCCAGCCTCTCATCAAATCCCGCTACACTTTCAAGCCCCAATCCGGAATCATTCCTCCACTCTCTACTTTAACAGTCGAAATCCTTTACCATCTTCCACACGGCGTCAGTCTCCCCGACTCCTACCCTTATTCCGATGACTCTTTTCTCCTCCACAGCGTCGTCGTCCCCGGCGCCGCTATCAAAGACTCTTCCTCAAGCTTCGACTCTGTTCCTTCCGATTGGTTCACTACCAGAAAGAAACAGGTGTTTATCGACAGTGGGATTAAAGTCATGTTCGTGGGGTCGGCTGTGTTGGCGAGATTAGTGGCGGATGGGGCTATGGATGAGATTAGAGAGGTGTTGGAGAGGAGTGATCCGAGTTGGAGGGCGGTGGACTCTGTGGATGAAAAGGGGAGGACTCTTCTTCACTTGGCGATCGGGCAGGGGAGAGCGGATTTGGTGCAGTTGCTGTTGGAGTTCAATCCGGATGTGGGGAAAGTGGGGGAGAGTGGGATGACGGCGGTGGAGGCAGCGGCGGGGGCTGGGCAGGCGTTGATTGTGGAGTTGTTATTGGCGAGGAAGGCGAGTACAGAGCGGGGGGAAGGATCTGTTTTTGGAGCGATTCATTTGGCAGCGGCGGGAGGGCATGTGGAAGTGTTGAGGCTGCTATTGGTGAAAGGAGCTTGTGTTGATGCTCTGTCAAAGAGTGGAGATACGGCACTGCATCTGGCCGTTCAAGAGCGCCGCCGTGATTGTGCTCGGTTGCTTCTCGCCAATGGCTCTAAACCTGATGTTCGTAGTGCTGAACAAGGTTACACTTTCTCACTTTTCACTCTATTTTTTACAtctaactattttttcttctctcttttattttttttaaaaaaggttaaattgttaaaatatatatatatatatgaatttttttagtatttatttcaatattaattgtggtcattatttataaatggttcaaaattgttgtaagtaatgtttgtttgtttgttttttttataaaaaagttcacaaccttatttaaatattgaatgctaagaaaattgaaattagagacaagatatttaatttaagctTGGGAAGCTATCTTAAACTAATGCAATTAATTAATCCATATGGTTACAAAACTTTCTTTATCAAAccattttttagttgtttaattCTCCGTggtttctatttaatt of the Cucumis sativus cultivar 9930 chromosome 3, Cucumber_9930_V3, whole genome shotgun sequence genome contains:
- the LOC101214862 gene encoding ankyrin repeat domain-containing protein 65, with the translated sequence MDRLITLEPSNLIPIRIDPPHKCSGDLTLRNVMYTMPVAFRLQPLIKSRYTFKPQSGIIPPLSTLTVEILYHLPHGVSLPDSYPYSDDSFLLHSVVVPGAAIKDSSSSFDSVPSDWFTTRKKQVFIDSGIKVMFVGSAVLARLVADGAMDEIREVLERSDPSWRAVDSVDEKGRTLLHLAIGQGRADLVQLLLEFNPDVGKVGESGMTAVEAAAGAGQALIVELLLARKASTERGEGSVFGAIHLAAAGGHVEVLRLLLVKGACVDALSKSGDTALHLAVQERRRDCARLLLANGSKPDVRSAEQGDTALHMAARIGDEQIVKLLIQKGANKDIRNWVGKRPYDVAFDHSHTRLFDVLRLADKLATAARKGDVRSIQLLVDSGAAINSRDQNGWTALHRAAFKGHTDASRALIDIGIDVNAKDDDGYTALHCAVEAAHDNVVQVLVERGADVEAVTNKGLSAMQIAQSMQYTRTMRILMHSGVSKDHIDVPPTRTTSWQGLAKKKQQSKGRGRIKSLRSTDFDKSVALSVV